In the Nitrospiria bacterium genome, one interval contains:
- a CDS encoding ATP-binding protein gives MKTQNQMDGNNPETEVELVGRTTEPGSDDLPGPPSGGSGPVHDRSGEKEKRRFGLWGYLFVCFGIVAAVPVLILGINEAQRLRKVQLEEIGSEGTFAAESLAREISKYVGSHVQAVETLAGQVQALGTLNPKVIRSLITPQKTLFGNFSFMYIADRDGRSMISEPPLDEDGRPTAGTDYSDRDYYKKLMTTGKTSISRAQVGKLTHVPNVQIVSPIRNGAGKILGFAEGSLDLTGIQEAADRFIKGMPGVQVAVVDDQGRVIAHPDEGYRLSVKNLLNFPLFQPSSGPDVVYRSEKDSHGIMMRAAVVGIRSDGLNWTVIVYQPESVLEEQAGAARKQAFWVAAVALLAGLAFATMLAAGLTRPVRRLAAVATAVGRGNFSDFPSRPGSWMPREMAALQIALREMVLQLRNYTRELESRVKERTAQLKEKNLELESFVYTVSHDLKTPVVSLHGMASVLLEDYSGKLDDQGKHYLQRVMANATFMEQLIEDLLALSRTSRRVRRPENIDTERLIEDVLGQCQEMIKRKGALVRVHSPLPRAVFDPIQLRQVFLNLVTNGIKFIGPSAAPSIEIGGERGAGYVQFFVKDNGIGIDPRYHDLIFGIFQRLREVDVEGTGVGLAIVKKIIDSARGKIWIESEKGKGAAFFFRIPSQEPVTEAEP, from the coding sequence ATGAAAACCCAAAACCAGATGGATGGGAACAACCCCGAAACGGAGGTCGAACTTGTCGGCCGCACCACGGAACCCGGATCGGATGACCTTCCCGGTCCGCCGAGCGGCGGGTCGGGTCCCGTCCATGACCGGTCCGGAGAAAAAGAAAAGAGGCGGTTCGGGCTTTGGGGCTATCTGTTTGTTTGTTTCGGAATTGTCGCGGCCGTCCCGGTTCTCATCCTGGGCATCAACGAGGCTCAGCGCTTAAGAAAGGTCCAACTCGAAGAAATCGGTAGTGAAGGAACGTTCGCGGCGGAATCGCTGGCCCGTGAGATATCGAAGTATGTCGGAAGCCATGTTCAAGCGGTCGAGACGCTGGCCGGGCAGGTGCAAGCCTTGGGTACATTGAATCCGAAAGTGATCCGGTCTTTAATCACTCCGCAGAAAACCCTTTTCGGAAATTTTTCCTTTATGTACATCGCCGATCGTGACGGTCGTTCCATGATTTCCGAGCCCCCCTTGGATGAGGACGGGCGACCGACGGCCGGTACCGACTACAGCGACCGGGATTATTATAAAAAACTGATGACGACCGGAAAAACTTCGATTTCCCGCGCCCAGGTGGGGAAACTCACCCATGTGCCGAATGTTCAAATCGTTTCGCCCATCCGGAACGGGGCCGGAAAGATCCTGGGATTTGCGGAAGGGTCCCTTGACCTGACCGGAATTCAAGAAGCAGCGGATCGATTTATCAAGGGCATGCCGGGGGTGCAAGTCGCGGTGGTGGACGACCAGGGGCGTGTCATCGCCCATCCCGATGAGGGGTATCGACTTTCCGTGAAAAATCTTTTGAACTTTCCATTGTTCCAACCCAGTTCCGGCCCCGATGTGGTGTATCGTTCCGAGAAAGACAGTCACGGAATCATGATGCGTGCGGCCGTTGTGGGGATACGGTCCGACGGCCTGAATTGGACCGTCATCGTTTATCAGCCGGAGTCCGTGCTCGAGGAGCAGGCCGGAGCGGCACGAAAGCAGGCGTTTTGGGTGGCCGCGGTCGCTTTGCTGGCCGGACTGGCTTTCGCCACGATGCTGGCGGCCGGCCTCACCCGGCCGGTTCGACGCCTCGCTGCCGTCGCGACGGCCGTGGGGAGGGGAAATTTTTCCGATTTTCCTTCCCGGCCCGGTTCCTGGATGCCGCGCGAGATGGCCGCCCTGCAGATCGCATTAAGGGAGATGGTTTTACAATTGCGCAACTACACCCGGGAACTCGAATCACGCGTCAAGGAACGAACGGCGCAATTGAAGGAAAAGAATCTCGAGCTGGAATCGTTCGTCTATACCGTTTCCCATGACTTGAAGACGCCGGTCGTCTCCCTTCACGGGATGGCCTCGGTTCTGCTGGAAGACTATTCAGGGAAGTTGGATGATCAAGGCAAGCATTATCTTCAGCGCGTGATGGCCAACGCCACGTTTATGGAACAGTTGATTGAAGATCTTCTGGCGCTATCCCGAACGAGCCGCAGGGTCCGGAGACCCGAGAACATCGATACCGAACGGTTGATCGAGGACGTGCTGGGCCAATGCCAGGAAATGATCAAGCGGAAAGGGGCGTTGGTCAGGGTCCATTCGCCGCTTCCGCGAGCGGTCTTCGACCCGATCCAGCTGAGACAGGTTTTTCTGAACCTGGTGACGAACGGGATTAAATTTATCGGCCCGTCGGCCGCTCCGTCCATCGAGATCGGTGGAGAGCGGGGAGCCGGTTATGTCCAGTTTTTCGTGAAGGATAACGGGATCGGGATCGATCCCCGTTACCATGACCTGATTTTCGGCATCTTCCAACGGCTTCGAGAGGTGGACGTGGAGGGGACGGGGGTGGGACTGGCGATCGTCAAGAAGATCATCGACTCGGCCCGGGGAAAGATCTGGATCGAATCCGAAAAGGGGAAAGGGGCCGCCTTCTTTTTTCGAATCCCTTCTCAAGAACCCGTTACGGAGGCGGAGCCCTGA
- a CDS encoding DUF3443 domain-containing protein has product MKSNKILLLPLILMLVTNCGGGGSGGGSGSSSGSGNGVGVLPTGNNVLSLTVNGSLCSSNPANNYINEPCVSVTVCSPGTSTCQTIDDILLDTGDVGLRIFKQVLTVPLTAVTEGANPIAECVPYLDTTSNWGPIETADVVLGNEPAVSVPIQVIDSTFPGAPTACQNPNQDPTDAGFNGSLGLDFILQDCGLGCVNSIPSPPWYYSCNGSSCSGTTVALADQVQNPVALLPEDNNGVIVEIPGISSGGTPSVNGALVLGIGTQSNNTPSGVTAYDADPGSGDFITVIGNVAYGSFIDSGSNGLFFPPPSSTSLPTCASPDSDWFCPSSTKTLSATNIGASGSPSGTVSFQIGNFDSLLNSPNNVFADIGGPNPGEFDWGLPFFFGRKVYIGIEGLKSGLGTGPYWAY; this is encoded by the coding sequence ATGAAATCAAATAAAATACTGCTTCTTCCGTTGATCCTAATGCTGGTGACGAACTGTGGAGGCGGCGGTTCGGGCGGAGGATCGGGTAGCTCATCGGGATCGGGAAATGGCGTGGGCGTCCTCCCGACAGGGAACAACGTCCTTTCTCTCACCGTAAACGGTTCGCTCTGCTCGAGCAACCCTGCCAATAATTATATCAACGAGCCGTGCGTCAGCGTCACGGTCTGCAGTCCCGGCACATCGACCTGTCAGACGATCGACGACATCCTTCTGGATACCGGAGACGTCGGGCTGCGGATATTCAAGCAGGTTCTGACCGTTCCTCTTACGGCGGTCACCGAGGGCGCCAACCCGATTGCGGAGTGTGTCCCTTACTTGGACACCACTTCGAATTGGGGGCCCATCGAGACGGCGGACGTCGTCCTCGGAAATGAGCCGGCCGTTTCGGTCCCGATCCAGGTGATCGACTCCACATTCCCCGGCGCCCCCACGGCATGTCAGAACCCAAACCAAGATCCGACCGACGCCGGATTCAACGGAAGCCTGGGGCTTGATTTCATTCTTCAGGACTGTGGCTTGGGATGTGTAAATAGTATTCCATCACCTCCTTGGTATTACTCCTGCAATGGATCGAGCTGCAGTGGAACCACGGTCGCGCTTGCCGACCAGGTTCAAAACCCCGTGGCGCTTCTGCCTGAGGATAACAACGGTGTTATCGTAGAGATTCCTGGCATCTCTTCTGGCGGGACTCCTTCCGTCAACGGCGCACTGGTGCTCGGAATCGGCACGCAGTCCAACAATACGCCTTCCGGGGTGACGGCATATGATGCCGACCCGGGCTCAGGGGATTTCATCACAGTGATCGGCAACGTCGCTTACGGCAGTTTCATCGACAGCGGTTCAAACGGCCTGTTTTTTCCTCCACCCTCTTCAACCTCGCTTCCAACCTGCGCCTCACCCGATTCAGACTGGTTCTGTCCTTCGTCCACCAAGACCCTTTCCGCCACAAACATCGGAGCCTCCGGCTCACCGAGCGGCACGGTCTCATTTCAGATAGGCAACTTCGACAGCCTTTTGAACTCACCCAACAATGTCTTCGCCGATATCGGCGGACCCAACCCGGGTGAATTCGACTGGGGGCTTCCCTTCTTCTTCGGACGAAAAGTCTACATAGGCATCGA
- a CDS encoding DUF2844 domain-containing protein — translation MKNSRNILLIAFGFLVVSLAAGRRAQATLGESSDSIASDQKALSAVQRATTARKDYTVQEIQSDSTFIREYISPTGVVFGIAWNGLTRPDLTSLLGSYAAEYKEALRQTPRKPGHRRSSVVHTNRIIVEQWGHIRNMQGRAYAPALIPPGLSVDEIK, via the coding sequence ATGAAAAACAGCCGTAATATTCTTCTCATAGCCTTCGGTTTTTTGGTGGTTAGTCTTGCGGCCGGCCGACGGGCTCAGGCGACGCTCGGCGAATCGTCCGACTCGATCGCGTCGGACCAAAAGGCCCTTTCGGCCGTGCAACGGGCTACAACAGCCCGCAAAGATTATACGGTTCAGGAGATTCAGTCGGATTCGACCTTCATTAGGGAATACATCTCGCCGACCGGCGTCGTATTCGGTATCGCATGGAACGGGCTGACCCGTCCCGATCTGACATCGCTCCTGGGCTCCTATGCCGCAGAGTACAAGGAAGCCTTACGGCAGACACCCCGCAAGCCCGGCCACCGCAGGTCCTCCGTGGTACACACGAACCGGATCATTGTGGAGCAATGGGGACATATACGGAACATGCAGGGGCGCGCCTACGCACCGGCCTTAATTCCTCCGGGATTGAGCGTTGATGAAATCAAATAA